The Melospiza georgiana isolate bMelGeo1 chromosome 26, bMelGeo1.pri, whole genome shotgun sequence genome window below encodes:
- the UPF1 gene encoding regulator of nonsense transcripts 1 isoform X2 — MSVEAYGPSSQTLTFLDTEEAELLGADTQGSEFEFTDFTLPSQTQTPPGPGQAGPAQGQGPPGAGQGAPGPLEAQVNGPDGILQNGAVDENVAKTSQLLAELNFEEDEEDTYYTKDLPVHACSYCGIHDPACVVYCNTSKKWFCNGRGNTSGSHIVNHLVRAKCKEVTLHKDGPLGETVLECYNCGCRNVFLLGFIPAKADSVVVLLCRQPCASQSSLKDINWDSSQWQPLIQDRCFLSWLVKIPSEQEQLRARQITAQQINKLEELWKENPSATLEDLEKPGVDEEPQHVLLRYEDAYQYQNIFGPLVKLEADYDKKLKESQTQDNITVRWDLGLNKKRIAYFTLPKTDSDMRLMQGDEICLRYKGDLAPLWKGIGHVIKVPDNYGDEIAIELRSSVGAPVEVTHNFQVDFVWKSTSFDRMQSALKTFAVDETSVSGYIYHKLLGHEVEDVIIKCQLPKRFTAQGLPDLNHSQVYAVKTVLQRPLSLIQGPPGTGKTVTSATIVYHLARQGNGPVLVCAPSNIAVDQLTEKIHQTGLKVVRLCAKSREAIDSPVSFLALHNQIRNMDSMPELQKLQQLKDETGELSSADEKRYRALKRTAERELLMNADVICCTCVGAGDPRLAKMQFRSILIDESTQATEPECMVPVVLGAKQLILVGDHCQLGPVVMCKKAAKAGLSQSLFERLVVLGIRPIRLQVQYRMHPALSAFPSNIFYEGSLQNGVTAADRVKKGFDFQWPQPDKPMFFYVTQGQEEIASSGTSYLNRTEAANVEKITTKLLKAGAKPDQIGIITPYEGQRSYLVQYMQFSGSLHTKLYQEVEIASVDAFQGREKDFIILSCVRANEHQGIGFLNDPRRLNVALTRARYGVIIVGNPKALSKQPLWNHLLNYYKEQKVLVEGPLNNLRESLMQFSKPRKLVNTINPGARFMTTAMYDAREAIIPGSVYDRSSQGRPSNMYFQTHDQIGMISAGPSHVTAMNIPIPFNLVMPPMPPPGYFGQANGPAAGRGAPKGKTGRGGRQKNRFGIPGASQSNLPNSQASQDVVSQPFSQGPLTQGYISMSQPSQMSQPGLSQPELSQDSYLGDEFKSQIDVALSQDSTYQGERAYQHGGVTGLSQY; from the exons GTGAATGGCCCTGATGGGATCCTGCAGAATGGAGCTGTGGATGAGAACGTGGCCAAGAccagccagctcctggcagagctcaacttcgaggaggatgaggaggacaCCTACTACACCAAGGACCTGCCTGTGCACGCCTGCAG CTACTGTGGGATCCACGACCCTGCCTGTGTGGTTTACTGCAACACCAGCAAGAAATGGTTCTGCAACGGCCGTGGGAACACCTCTGGCAG CCACATTGTGAACCACCTGGTGAGAGCCAAGTGCAAGGAGGTGACGCTGCACAAGGACGGGCCCCTGGGAGAGACGGTCCTGGAGTGCTACAACTGCGGCTGCCGCAACGTCTTCCTGCTGGGCTTCATCCCAGCCAAGGCTGACTCCGTGGTGGTTCTGCTCTGCAG gcagccctgtgccagccagagCAGCTTGAAGGACATCAACTGGGACAGCTCCCAGTGGCAGCCCCTGATCCAGGACCGCTGCTTCCTCTCGTGGCTGGTGAAGATCCCCtcggagcaggagcagctccgcGCCCGCCAGATCACGGCCCAGCAGATCAACAAGCTGGAGGAGCTCTGGAAG gaaaATCCATCTGCAACCCTCGAGGACTTGGAAAAACCTGGTGTTGATGAGGAACCCCAGCATGTCCTGCTTAGATATGAAGATGCTTATCAATACCAAAATATATTTGGTCCTCTGGTCAAGCTTGAGGCAGATTATGACAAGAAACTCAAGGAATCTCAG ACCCAAGATAACATCACAGTCAGGTGGGACCTGGGCTTGAACAAGAAGAGAATTGCTTATTTCACTTTGCCAAAGACTGATTCAG acATGCGCCTCATGCAGGGAGATGAGATCTGCCTGAGGTACAAGGGAGACCTGGCCCCCCTCTGGAAAGGAATTGGGCACGTGATCAAAGTTCCTGACA ATTATGGTGATGAGATCGCCATCGAGCTGAGGAGCAGCGTGGGAGCTCCCGTGGAGGTCACCCACAACTTCCAGGTGGATTTTGTGTGGAAATCCACTTCCTTTGACAG gATGCAGAGTGCTCTGAAAACGTTTGCAGTGGACGAGACCTCAGTGTCTGGGTACATTTACCACAAACTGCTGGGCCATGAGGTGGAAGATGTCATCATCAAATGCCAGCTGCCAAAACGCTTCACAGCCCAGGGACTCCCTGATCTCAACCACTCTCAG gttTATGCTGTCAAGACCGTCCTGCAGCGTCCTCTGAGCCTTATCCAGGGTccccctggcactgggaaaaCAGTGACATCAGCCACCATCGTGTATCACCTGGCCAGGCAGGGCAATGG GCCTGTGCTGGTGTGTGCCCCCAGCAACATCGCTGTGGATCAGCTGACAGAGAAGATCCACCAGACTGGCCTCAAGGTGGTTCGTCTGTGTGCCAAGAGCCGCGAGGCCATCGACTCCCCCGTGTccttcctggccctgcacaacCAGATCAGGAACATGGACAG catgCCAGAGcttcagaagctgcagcagctcaaggATGAGACTGGAGAACTTTCCTCTGCTGATGAGAAGCGTTACCGGGCGCTGAAACGCACAGCGGAGCGGGAGCTGCTCATG aaCGCCGACGTGATCTGCTGCAcctgtgtgggagctggggaCCCCCGGCTGGCCAAGATGCAGTTCCGCTCCATCCTCATCGACGAGAGCACGCAGGCCACCGAGCCCGAGTGCATGGTGCCCGTGGTGCTGGGGGCAAAGCAG CTGATCCTGGTGGGTGACCACTGCCAGCTGGGCCCTGTGGTGATGTGCAAGAAGGCGGCCAAGGCTGGGCTGTCGCAGTCGCTGTTTGAGaggctggtggtgctgggcatCCGGCCCATCCGGCTGCAGGTGCAGTACCGCATGCACCCCGCGCTCAGCGCCTTCCCCTCCAACATCTTCTACGAGGGCTCGCTGCAGAACGGCGTCACTGCAG CTGACAGGGTGAAGAAAGGCTTTGATTTCCAGTGGCCCCAGCCTGACAAGCCCATGTTCTTCTACGTGacccagggccaggaggagaTTGCCAGCTCAGGCACCTCTTACCTGAACAG gaCCGAGGCTGCCAACGTGGAGAAGATCACCACCAAGCTGCTCAAGGCTGGGGCCAAGCCCGACCAGATCGGCATCATCACCCCCTACGAGGGCCAGCGCTCCTACCTGGTGCAGTACATGCAGTTCAGTGGCTCCCTGCACACCAAGCTCTACCAG GAAGTGGAAATTGCCAGTGTGGATGCCttccagggcagggagaaggatTTCATCATCCTGTCCTGCGTGAGGGCCAACGAGCACCAGGGCATCGGCTTCCTCAACGACCCCCGGAGGCTGAACGTGGCCCTGACCAGAGCCAG GTACGGGGTGATCATTGTGGGGAACCCCAAGGCCCTGTCCAAGCAGCCCCTCTGGAATCACCTCCTGAATTACTACAAGGAGCAGAAGGTGCTGGTGGAGGGGCCCCTGAACAACCTGAGGGAGAGCCTGATGCAGTTCAGCAAACCCCGCAAGCTCGTCAACACCATCAACCCT GGTGCCCGTTTCATGACCACTGCCATGTATGATGCACGCGAGGCCATCATCCCCGGCTCTGTCTACGACCGCAGCAGCCAAG GGCGTCCATCCAACATGTACTTCCAGACCCACGACCAGATTGGGATGATCAGTGCTGGCCCCAGCCACGTCACTGCCATGAACATTCCCATCCCCTTCAACCTCGTCATGCCCCCCATGCCGCCCCCGGGCTACTTCGGCCAGGCCAACGGCCCCGCTGCAG GCCGTGGGGCTCCCAAGGGGAAGACGGGCCGTGGCGGGCGGCAGAAAAATCGCTTTGGGATCCCTGGCGCCAGCCAGTCCAACCTGCCCAACAGCCAGGCCAGCCAGGACGTGGTGTCCCAGCCCTTCTCGCAGGGCCCCCTGACCCAGGGCTACATCTCCATGAGCCAGCCCTCTCAGAtgagccagcctgggctctccCAGCCGGAATTATCCCAG GACAGTTACCTTGGTGATGAGTTTAAATCCCAGATTGACGTGGCGCTGTCACAGGACTCAACTTACCAGGGAGAACGAGCTTATCAACATGGTGGAGTGACGGGACTGTCACAGTATTAG
- the UPF1 gene encoding regulator of nonsense transcripts 1 isoform X1, whose product MSVEAYGPSSQTLTFLDTEEAELLGADTQGSEFEFTDFTLPSQTQTPPGPGQAGPAQGQGPPGAGQGAPGPLEAQVNGPDGILQNGAVDENVAKTSQLLAELNFEEDEEDTYYTKDLPVHACSYCGIHDPACVVYCNTSKKWFCNGRGNTSGSHIVNHLVRAKCKEVTLHKDGPLGETVLECYNCGCRNVFLLGFIPAKADSVVVLLCRQPCASQSSLKDINWDSSQWQPLIQDRCFLSWLVKIPSEQEQLRARQITAQQINKLEELWKENPSATLEDLEKPGVDEEPQHVLLRYEDAYQYQNIFGPLVKLEADYDKKLKESQTQDNITVRWDLGLNKKRIAYFTLPKTDSDMRLMQGDEICLRYKGDLAPLWKGIGHVIKVPDSSTDYGDEIAIELRSSVGAPVEVTHNFQVDFVWKSTSFDRMQSALKTFAVDETSVSGYIYHKLLGHEVEDVIIKCQLPKRFTAQGLPDLNHSQVYAVKTVLQRPLSLIQGPPGTGKTVTSATIVYHLARQGNGPVLVCAPSNIAVDQLTEKIHQTGLKVVRLCAKSREAIDSPVSFLALHNQIRNMDSMPELQKLQQLKDETGELSSADEKRYRALKRTAERELLMNADVICCTCVGAGDPRLAKMQFRSILIDESTQATEPECMVPVVLGAKQLILVGDHCQLGPVVMCKKAAKAGLSQSLFERLVVLGIRPIRLQVQYRMHPALSAFPSNIFYEGSLQNGVTAADRVKKGFDFQWPQPDKPMFFYVTQGQEEIASSGTSYLNRTEAANVEKITTKLLKAGAKPDQIGIITPYEGQRSYLVQYMQFSGSLHTKLYQEVEIASVDAFQGREKDFIILSCVRANEHQGIGFLNDPRRLNVALTRARYGVIIVGNPKALSKQPLWNHLLNYYKEQKVLVEGPLNNLRESLMQFSKPRKLVNTINPGARFMTTAMYDAREAIIPGSVYDRSSQGRPSNMYFQTHDQIGMISAGPSHVTAMNIPIPFNLVMPPMPPPGYFGQANGPAAGRGAPKGKTGRGGRQKNRFGIPGASQSNLPNSQASQDVVSQPFSQGPLTQGYISMSQPSQMSQPGLSQPELSQDSYLGDEFKSQIDVALSQDSTYQGERAYQHGGVTGLSQY is encoded by the exons GTGAATGGCCCTGATGGGATCCTGCAGAATGGAGCTGTGGATGAGAACGTGGCCAAGAccagccagctcctggcagagctcaacttcgaggaggatgaggaggacaCCTACTACACCAAGGACCTGCCTGTGCACGCCTGCAG CTACTGTGGGATCCACGACCCTGCCTGTGTGGTTTACTGCAACACCAGCAAGAAATGGTTCTGCAACGGCCGTGGGAACACCTCTGGCAG CCACATTGTGAACCACCTGGTGAGAGCCAAGTGCAAGGAGGTGACGCTGCACAAGGACGGGCCCCTGGGAGAGACGGTCCTGGAGTGCTACAACTGCGGCTGCCGCAACGTCTTCCTGCTGGGCTTCATCCCAGCCAAGGCTGACTCCGTGGTGGTTCTGCTCTGCAG gcagccctgtgccagccagagCAGCTTGAAGGACATCAACTGGGACAGCTCCCAGTGGCAGCCCCTGATCCAGGACCGCTGCTTCCTCTCGTGGCTGGTGAAGATCCCCtcggagcaggagcagctccgcGCCCGCCAGATCACGGCCCAGCAGATCAACAAGCTGGAGGAGCTCTGGAAG gaaaATCCATCTGCAACCCTCGAGGACTTGGAAAAACCTGGTGTTGATGAGGAACCCCAGCATGTCCTGCTTAGATATGAAGATGCTTATCAATACCAAAATATATTTGGTCCTCTGGTCAAGCTTGAGGCAGATTATGACAAGAAACTCAAGGAATCTCAG ACCCAAGATAACATCACAGTCAGGTGGGACCTGGGCTTGAACAAGAAGAGAATTGCTTATTTCACTTTGCCAAAGACTGATTCAG acATGCGCCTCATGCAGGGAGATGAGATCTGCCTGAGGTACAAGGGAGACCTGGCCCCCCTCTGGAAAGGAATTGGGCACGTGATCAAAGTTCCTGACA GTTCTACAGATTATGGTGATGAGATCGCCATCGAGCTGAGGAGCAGCGTGGGAGCTCCCGTGGAGGTCACCCACAACTTCCAGGTGGATTTTGTGTGGAAATCCACTTCCTTTGACAG gATGCAGAGTGCTCTGAAAACGTTTGCAGTGGACGAGACCTCAGTGTCTGGGTACATTTACCACAAACTGCTGGGCCATGAGGTGGAAGATGTCATCATCAAATGCCAGCTGCCAAAACGCTTCACAGCCCAGGGACTCCCTGATCTCAACCACTCTCAG gttTATGCTGTCAAGACCGTCCTGCAGCGTCCTCTGAGCCTTATCCAGGGTccccctggcactgggaaaaCAGTGACATCAGCCACCATCGTGTATCACCTGGCCAGGCAGGGCAATGG GCCTGTGCTGGTGTGTGCCCCCAGCAACATCGCTGTGGATCAGCTGACAGAGAAGATCCACCAGACTGGCCTCAAGGTGGTTCGTCTGTGTGCCAAGAGCCGCGAGGCCATCGACTCCCCCGTGTccttcctggccctgcacaacCAGATCAGGAACATGGACAG catgCCAGAGcttcagaagctgcagcagctcaaggATGAGACTGGAGAACTTTCCTCTGCTGATGAGAAGCGTTACCGGGCGCTGAAACGCACAGCGGAGCGGGAGCTGCTCATG aaCGCCGACGTGATCTGCTGCAcctgtgtgggagctggggaCCCCCGGCTGGCCAAGATGCAGTTCCGCTCCATCCTCATCGACGAGAGCACGCAGGCCACCGAGCCCGAGTGCATGGTGCCCGTGGTGCTGGGGGCAAAGCAG CTGATCCTGGTGGGTGACCACTGCCAGCTGGGCCCTGTGGTGATGTGCAAGAAGGCGGCCAAGGCTGGGCTGTCGCAGTCGCTGTTTGAGaggctggtggtgctgggcatCCGGCCCATCCGGCTGCAGGTGCAGTACCGCATGCACCCCGCGCTCAGCGCCTTCCCCTCCAACATCTTCTACGAGGGCTCGCTGCAGAACGGCGTCACTGCAG CTGACAGGGTGAAGAAAGGCTTTGATTTCCAGTGGCCCCAGCCTGACAAGCCCATGTTCTTCTACGTGacccagggccaggaggagaTTGCCAGCTCAGGCACCTCTTACCTGAACAG gaCCGAGGCTGCCAACGTGGAGAAGATCACCACCAAGCTGCTCAAGGCTGGGGCCAAGCCCGACCAGATCGGCATCATCACCCCCTACGAGGGCCAGCGCTCCTACCTGGTGCAGTACATGCAGTTCAGTGGCTCCCTGCACACCAAGCTCTACCAG GAAGTGGAAATTGCCAGTGTGGATGCCttccagggcagggagaaggatTTCATCATCCTGTCCTGCGTGAGGGCCAACGAGCACCAGGGCATCGGCTTCCTCAACGACCCCCGGAGGCTGAACGTGGCCCTGACCAGAGCCAG GTACGGGGTGATCATTGTGGGGAACCCCAAGGCCCTGTCCAAGCAGCCCCTCTGGAATCACCTCCTGAATTACTACAAGGAGCAGAAGGTGCTGGTGGAGGGGCCCCTGAACAACCTGAGGGAGAGCCTGATGCAGTTCAGCAAACCCCGCAAGCTCGTCAACACCATCAACCCT GGTGCCCGTTTCATGACCACTGCCATGTATGATGCACGCGAGGCCATCATCCCCGGCTCTGTCTACGACCGCAGCAGCCAAG GGCGTCCATCCAACATGTACTTCCAGACCCACGACCAGATTGGGATGATCAGTGCTGGCCCCAGCCACGTCACTGCCATGAACATTCCCATCCCCTTCAACCTCGTCATGCCCCCCATGCCGCCCCCGGGCTACTTCGGCCAGGCCAACGGCCCCGCTGCAG GCCGTGGGGCTCCCAAGGGGAAGACGGGCCGTGGCGGGCGGCAGAAAAATCGCTTTGGGATCCCTGGCGCCAGCCAGTCCAACCTGCCCAACAGCCAGGCCAGCCAGGACGTGGTGTCCCAGCCCTTCTCGCAGGGCCCCCTGACCCAGGGCTACATCTCCATGAGCCAGCCCTCTCAGAtgagccagcctgggctctccCAGCCGGAATTATCCCAG GACAGTTACCTTGGTGATGAGTTTAAATCCCAGATTGACGTGGCGCTGTCACAGGACTCAACTTACCAGGGAGAACGAGCTTATCAACATGGTGGAGTGACGGGACTGTCACAGTATTAG
- the GDF1 gene encoding embryonic growth/differentiation factor 1 has product MSMRMSMRMSMRMSMRMSMSVRIWMWLWLLRSPAWALLSPALPSQPLSQDRSPLRSLGLSARPSPRSPAPVPPLLWSIFHRRSARPRPQAAPEPCTVEELNVPGNIVRVLADQGRLLPAGQPQPRLCLRRLQLFNLSALEEGERPTLAQLELRFQHSSYHGPSPGRVLELRLSRGSPRGSPQPGRAPLLERSLVQLRRSLQFGLGAALRGRAGPGRDHLALVLELSVSGGPGGPRSPCGSSAAFAGASLLLVTLGPQCRAARGRRSAPGPAVSPSPLCKPRRLYISFSDVGWENWIIAPQGYLANYCGGECPFPLAAELNSTNHAVLQTMVHSLDPRGTPQPCCVPVRLSPISILYYDNSDNVVLRHYEDMVVDECGCR; this is encoded by the exons ATGTCCATGAGGATGTCCATGAGGATGTCCATGAGGATGTCCATGAGGATGTCGATGTCCGTGCGGATCTGGATGTGGCTGTGGCTCCTCCGCAGCCCGGCCtgggccctgctcagccccgCTCTGCCCTCGCAGCCGCTCTCCCAGGACCGTTCCCCGCTGCGCTCGCTGGGGCTCAGCGCCAGGCCCAGCCCCCGGAGCCCCGCGCCGGTGCCGCCGCTGCTCTGGAGCATCTTCCACAGGCGGagcgcccggccccggccgcaGGCAGCGCCCGAGCCCTGCACGGTGGAGGAGCTCAACGTGCCCGGGAACATCGTGCGAGTGCTCGCCGACCAAG GCCGCCTCCTGCCCgcggggcagccccagccccggctgtGCCTGCGGCGGCTCCAGCTCTTCAACCTCTCGGCGCTGGAGGAGGGCGAGCGCCCGACGCTGGCGCAGCTGGAGCTGCGCTTCCAGCACAGCTCGTACCACGGCCCGAGCCCGGGGCGGGTGCTGGAGCTGCGGCTGTCGCGGGGGTCCCCGCGGGGTTCGCCgcagcccggccgggccccgctGCTGGAGCGCTCGCTGGTGCAGCTGCGCCGATCGCTGCAGTTCGGGCTGGGCGcggcgctgcggggccgggccgggccgggccgggatcACCTGGcgctggtgctggagctgtcGGTgagcggcggccccggcggcccGCGGAGCCCCTGCGGCAGCTCCGCCGCCTTCGCGGGCGCCTCGCTGCTGCTGGTGACGCTGGGCCCGCAGTGCCGCGCCGCCCGCGGCCGGAGGAGCGCCCCGGGCCCCGCCgtgtcccccagccccctgtgcaAGCCCCGCCGGCTCTACATCAGCTTCAGCGACGTGGGCTGGGAGAACTGGATCATCGCCCCGCAGGGCTACCTGGCCAACTACTGCGGCGGGGAGTGCCCGTTCCCGCTGGCGGCCGAGCTCAACAGCACCAACCACGCCGTGCTGCAGACCATGGTGCACTCGCTGGACCCGCGGGGCacgccccagccctgctgcgtGCCCGTGCGCCTCTCCCCCATCTCCATCCTCTACTACGACAACAGCGACAACGTGGTGCTGCGCCACTACGAGGACATGGTGGTGGACGAGTGCGGCTGCAGGTAG